Proteins from a single region of Psychrobacter cryohalolentis K5:
- the lon gene encoding endopeptidase La — protein MSEHKIDKDNIDIDVDVSPNVADDNKQQSELENEQQNELKTSSDNAVENKSASDADQEDDTAKDSKEDAVEDYLPLLALRDVVVYPHMQIALFVGREPSVKAVELAQAEYGNKVLVVAQKDSLTEDIDHDNLYQYGTVCRIVSTMPHDSDENCIKVLIEGQYRARVDSIESHDDLLMAGFERADLDVSMDESQQKNTIQALTSLFESYADARLRNARELTRVAKRIDDLLELVYFISTRVSMDLDIKQSFLEQNDIKTHINTLTEYLVKQSAEQNIEQDIQEAVRQQMEDNQREYFLNEKMKAIKNELSDMNDGAFDGEDDVAELEQRLDEADLPEDVRKKAEQEMKKLKMMPPASSESSVVRNYIEWILDTPWNATTKVSINLDKAKTVLDEDHYGLQDVKDRILEYLAVQSRVKKLRGPILCLVGPPGVGKTSLGESIARATGRKFVRMALGGVRDEAEIRGHRRTYIGAMPGKIVQSLAKVEVKNPLFLLDEIDKMAHDFRGDPASALLEVLDPSQNDTFNDHYLDMDLDLSQVMFICTANSMDIPAALLDRMEVIRLPGYTEAEKVNIAQKYLVPKAIKNNGLKEGEIEIVEAALHSIVRSYTREAGVRNLEREVNKICRKVVRGSVETHGARAPKKAERELVVVDDKNIDDYLGVHQYDYGLAEEEPEIGRITGLAWTQVGGELLTIEAVAMKGKGELIFTGSLGDVMKESIRAAMSVVRARGDSLGIDYETFKTTDVHVHMPEGATPKDGPSAGGALTTALVSALTGIAIRPDIAMTGEITLRGKILRIGGLKEKLLAAHRGGIKHVLIPDTNERDLADIPDNVKEGLTIQPVATIDEILKVALVSMPVPIKPAKVTVDKTKGKALHN, from the coding sequence ATGAGTGAACATAAAATTGATAAAGACAATATCGACATCGATGTCGACGTATCACCTAACGTTGCTGATGACAACAAGCAGCAAAGTGAGCTAGAAAACGAGCAACAGAACGAGCTAAAAACCTCGTCTGATAACGCAGTAGAAAACAAGTCAGCGTCTGACGCTGATCAGGAAGATGACACTGCGAAAGACAGTAAAGAAGATGCTGTTGAAGACTATCTGCCATTATTGGCACTGCGCGATGTCGTTGTTTATCCGCATATGCAAATTGCCTTGTTTGTCGGTCGTGAGCCTTCAGTCAAAGCGGTTGAATTGGCGCAAGCTGAGTACGGCAATAAGGTTTTGGTCGTTGCTCAAAAAGACTCGCTCACCGAAGACATTGATCACGATAACTTATACCAATACGGCACAGTATGTCGTATCGTCAGCACCATGCCACATGATAGCGATGAGAATTGCATCAAAGTATTGATCGAAGGTCAATATCGCGCTCGTGTTGATTCGATAGAGAGTCATGATGATTTATTGATGGCAGGCTTTGAGCGTGCAGACCTTGATGTCAGCATGGATGAAAGCCAGCAGAAAAACACGATTCAAGCTTTAACCTCGCTGTTTGAAAGCTATGCCGATGCACGTTTACGTAATGCGCGTGAGCTAACGCGCGTTGCAAAACGTATCGATGATTTGCTTGAGTTGGTCTACTTTATCTCAACTCGTGTGTCGATGGATCTTGATATCAAACAGTCATTTTTAGAGCAAAATGATATCAAAACTCATATCAACACTTTGACCGAATACTTGGTCAAGCAAAGTGCTGAGCAAAACATCGAACAAGATATCCAAGAAGCTGTCCGTCAACAAATGGAAGACAATCAGCGCGAATACTTCTTAAACGAGAAGATGAAAGCCATTAAAAACGAGCTGTCAGATATGAATGACGGTGCGTTCGATGGTGAAGATGACGTGGCTGAGCTTGAACAACGTCTTGATGAAGCTGACTTGCCAGAAGATGTGCGCAAAAAAGCTGAGCAAGAAATGAAAAAGCTCAAAATGATGCCACCGGCTTCGAGCGAATCTTCAGTAGTGCGTAACTATATTGAATGGATTTTGGACACGCCGTGGAATGCGACGACTAAAGTTTCTATCAATTTAGATAAAGCTAAAACTGTCCTAGATGAAGACCATTATGGCTTACAAGATGTCAAAGATCGCATCTTAGAGTATCTCGCTGTACAATCACGAGTGAAAAAACTGCGCGGTCCTATTCTTTGCTTAGTCGGTCCTCCGGGTGTTGGTAAAACTTCATTGGGCGAATCAATTGCTCGTGCAACCGGTCGCAAGTTTGTACGTATGGCGCTTGGCGGCGTACGTGATGAAGCGGAGATTCGTGGTCATCGCCGTACGTATATCGGTGCAATGCCAGGTAAAATCGTGCAGTCATTGGCAAAGGTAGAAGTTAAAAACCCGCTATTCTTATTAGATGAAATCGATAAGATGGCGCATGATTTCCGTGGTGATCCAGCATCAGCATTGCTTGAAGTGTTAGACCCATCACAGAATGATACTTTCAATGACCATTATTTAGATATGGACTTAGATTTATCACAAGTGATGTTTATCTGTACCGCTAACAGTATGGATATTCCAGCCGCGCTACTTGACCGTATGGAAGTTATTCGCCTACCGGGTTATACCGAAGCAGAAAAAGTGAATATCGCCCAGAAGTATCTAGTGCCAAAAGCCATTAAAAATAACGGTCTCAAAGAAGGCGAGATTGAGATTGTAGAAGCGGCATTGCATAGCATCGTCCGTAGCTATACACGTGAAGCGGGTGTACGTAACCTTGAGCGTGAAGTGAATAAAATCTGCCGTAAAGTGGTTCGCGGTTCGGTTGAAACGCATGGTGCCCGCGCTCCGAAAAAAGCAGAACGTGAGCTGGTCGTGGTCGATGACAAAAACATCGATGACTATCTAGGTGTCCATCAGTATGACTATGGTCTAGCGGAAGAAGAGCCTGAGATTGGTCGTATTACTGGGCTTGCATGGACACAAGTCGGTGGTGAGCTACTCACTATCGAAGCGGTTGCGATGAAAGGCAAAGGTGAGCTTATCTTTACCGGTTCACTCGGCGATGTGATGAAAGAATCTATCCGTGCAGCGATGAGTGTAGTACGTGCTCGCGGCGATAGCTTAGGGATTGATTACGAGACCTTTAAAACGACTGACGTCCACGTACATATGCCAGAAGGCGCCACTCCAAAAGATGGTCCATCTGCTGGTGGTGCGCTAACGACAGCTTTAGTATCTGCCTTAACTGGTATTGCTATTCGTCCAGATATTGCCATGACAGGTGAGATTACCCTGCGTGGTAAAATCTTACGTATCGGTGGTCTTAAAGAGAAACTGCTCGCAGCGCATCGTGGTGGTATCAAGCATGTGTTGATTCCAGATACTAACGAGCGTGACTTAGCCGACATCCCTGATAACGTCAAAGAAGGCTTAACCATTCAGCCAGTCGCGACGATTGATGAGATATTAAAAGTAGCGTTGGTCAGTATGCCAGTACCAATTAAACCTGCCAAAGTAACGGTTGATAAGACCAAAGGTAAAGCGCTACACAATTAA